The Dyella sp. 2HG41-7 sequence TCAAGAGCGCCGCCGAACCTTACATACTAGATCATGCATCGCCCGAATCCAAAGAAGCGGACAGTTACTGGATGGGCGGCTTGTGGGACGACTACATCGCCCGTATCGCGAAGCAGCGCAAACTCGATCCAGCGGTGGTGCGTGCGGATATCGACGGTCTGCCCGATCGCATTGCATCGGCGCAAGGCGATCTAGCCAAACTCGCGCTCGATGAGCACCTGGTGGACGGTCTTGCCACGCGCGACGAGTTGATCGACACGCTTCGCTCGCAAGGCGTGCCTGCGGGCAAAGATGGACACGGATTCCGCGGCGTGCCCCTGGATCGCTACGCCGATCAGATGCCGAGCCAGGACAATCTGAGCCGCACCGCCGTCACGGTGGTGGTCGCGGAAGGCGAGATCGCTTCCGGGCAACAACCGCCCGGTTCCATCGGCGGCGAGTCGACGGCCGCGCTGATTCGCAGCGCGCGCGAAAACAAGCGCACCAAGGCGTTGGTGTTGCGGGTGAATTCGCCCGGCGGCGAAGTGTATGCGGCGGAAGAAATTCGACGCGAAGTGGCGTTGACGCGCAAAGCCGGCATTCCTGTCGTCGTTTCGATGGGCGACGTCGCGGCCAGCGGCGGTTACTGGATCTCGATGAATGCGGATCAGATCTACGCCGAGCCCAACACGATCACCGGCTCGATCGGCATTTTCGGCATGTTTTTCACGGTGCCCGGCGCGCTCGGCAAGCTGGGCGTCAACGCCGATGGCGTAAGCACGTCGCCGTTGGCCGGTGCGTTCAATATCAGTCGTCCGCTCGATCCCAAGGTCGGCACGGTGATTCAGTCCATCATCAACAAGGGCTATCACGATTTCGTAGGCGGCGTGGCGCAGGCGCGCGGCAAGGATTACGCCGCTATCGACACGATCGCGCAAGGTCGTGTGTGGACGGGTAGTCAGGCGCAGCAGCGCGGTTTGATCGATCAACTCGGCGGGCTCGACGCGGCGATTCAAAAAGCTGCGGATCTGGCGAAGCTGGAAAAGGGCTACTCCGTGCGCTATCAGGAACAACCGATGGGCACGTTCGAGCGATTTGTGGTGAGCCTCAATCAATCGGCGATGGTGGCGGGTCTGCAAAGTTACGGCGTAAAGCTGCCGAACTGGTTCGCGCAGTTGCCGGCATTTGCGCCGGAGTTGAATATGCTGAGCACGGCGCAAGCGGGGCAGCCGAACGTGTATTCGTATTGTTTCTGCACGCCGCATTGAATACATTGAGCGTCGCGTAAAACCGGCGCTCTCTTCCAAGAGAGAAGAGCACGCCGTTGCGGCACGCTATGCAAGTCGCAGCGTGTAAAGGGATTCAGTCTACGCTGGCGTGGTAATACGCGCCTTGACGCGCGATGCGCATAGGCATGCCGAACGCCGTCGTCAATGCGTCGTTCGTCAACACCTCGGCCTTGCTACCTTGTCGCAGCATGCGTCCGTCGCGCAACAGCACCACGTGATCGATTTCCGGAAGGATTTCTTCGACGTGATGCGTGACAAGCAGCAGCGTGACGCCACGTTGCGCCAGATGGCGCAGGCTTTCGAGAAAACGCCGACGGCTGACCGGATCCAGGCCCGCGCAAGGTTCGTCCAGCAAAAGCGCGCGGGGACGATGCACCAACGCACGGGCAATCAATACGCGACGCGCTTCGCCGGTGGAGAGGCTCGCCATCTCGCGTCCTATCAACGACGTCGCTTCCATCTGCTCCAGCGCCTCATAAGCGCGTTGGCGCATAACGTCGGTCACGTGGTGGTCCAAACCGAGACCGCGTGCGGCGAAGAAGCCGGATACGACGGCATCGAAGACTTCCAACGGCGAGTCGCTGGTGTAATCCCGTTGCACCGCCGGCGATACGATGCCGATCAGGCTGCGCAGCTCGGTGACATTCCAGCGCTCGGAGCCGAATATCTTCACCACTGGCGTGCCGTCCTGCCGCGCAAGCGGATAAAGCTGCCGCGCGATCAGCCGGATCAGCGTGGATTTTCCCGAACCGTTGGCGCCGAGGATGGCGGTGTGCTGGCCGGCTGCCAAACGCAAGCTGAGCCGATCGAGAATCAGGCGTTCGCCGCGCAACACGCTGGCTTCATGGATCTCAAGCAAAGGAGTAGCTGCGTGGTGCGTGGTATCGGGACTCATGCCCGAACCTTGCCTGCATCGGTGGGCGATGGCAAGCGATGGACGTTCAGACGTCCAAACGCCGCTGTGTAGGTAAAAACTATTGTGTTTGCTGTTCGATCTGTTTGTCTTGATCCGCCGCTTGCTTTTCCACCAACTTTTTCACGTCCTTGGCGCGTTGCTCGTCCTGCTTCATACCGTCCCATGGCGCGCTAGGCGCTGCGGCGGCGGACTTGGGATCGGATTGCGGCGCAGGCGGCTTGTTGCTGCAGGCGCCAAGCGCCAGCAAGCAGAACAGTGCGGTAGCGGTTTTCATGGCGCGGCCTCGATCAGGGACGCGTTCAGTGTCTCGCCAGTGGGCGTTTCGGACAAGTCGTTTAAGTAGACACGGCGCACAACCCGCTCGATCCCGGCGATGAACTAGGCAGAGGCAGCGGACAAGCTCTAAGCTTCGCGCATGAACAGCCGCATCGACGCTTGGCAATTGCAAGACCATACCGCGCTGATCACCGGCGCCAGCAAAGGCATCGGATATGCCGCCGCGCGCGAATTGGCCGGCTTGGGCGCGAACCTGTTGCTGGTGGCGCGCGACAGCGATTACCTCGAACAGGTCAGTGTGGAATTGACGGACGATTTCTCCGGCGTGGAAGTGATGACGTTCGCCGCGGATGTAAGCGAAGCGGAAGACCGACTCGCGATCTTCGATTGGGTGGCGGATCTGGATATGCCGCTCTCGCTGCTCGTCAACAACGCCGGCGGCAATTCCCCGAAAGCCACCGTCGACTACGAGGAAGCGGAATACCGCGCCATCTTCGAGCAGAACCTGTTTTCCGCCTACGAAATGTGCCGGCTCGCGCATCCGCATCTTGCCCAGCACGCCAGCGCAGCGATCGTCAATGTCGGTTCGGTATCCGGCATGACGCATGTACGCACCGGCTCACCGTACGGCATGACCAAGGCCGCGTTGCATCAGCTCACGCGCAATCTTGCGGCGGAATGGGCGATCGACGGCATCCGCGTCAATGCGGTGGCACCGTGGTACATCCGCACACAGCGCTCCGAGCCCGCGTTGGCGGATTCCGATTATCTGGATGAAGTGCTCGATCGTACGCCGTTGCGTCGCATTGGCGAGCCGGAAGAAGTGGCGGCAGCGATCGCCTTTCTCTGCTTGCCGGCCGCCAGCTACATCACCGGACAAGTGCTCGCGGTAGATGGCGGGTTTCTCAACTTCGGATTTTGAGACTTACTTTTCCACAGCCGCTGGGGAAACCCTGGTGGTAACGCTGTGGACAACTCTTCACAACGCTTGTGCGACAGTCACTTGAGTGACGCGATGCACATCGTGCGCAAACTTTGCTCAGCAATGCTTGAGTTGATCGAGCAGTTCCTTTTCGCGTTGAAGCAGCGGCGGTTGATCGCTCTTGAAGGCGCGCGACAGTTTGCGTTCGTTGTCGTCGAATTGATCGCGCAAGGTCGAGCACGTGTCTTGCAGCGTCATCGGTACGCATTGATCCTGCACTTGTATGTAATGGCTGGCGACCATCGCGGCGTTGGCTTTGACGCCTGGCGTGATATGTCCCAAGGGCGTGGGGACGATGCCGGTCATCGCGAGCGGTGCGTAGTAGGGTGGCGGATCGCCGTTGGCACTTAAATAGGTGGTTTGGTCGGTGGCGCGCGTACAGCGATACATCGTCGATGGCGGTGTAGGCGGCGCGGATGGCGGAGCGGGTGGCGCAACGGCGGCGGCCGGTGGCGCGTTGGGAGACTCCGGCAATGGCGAGGCAGCGGGGCCGCTGTCGTCGAGCTGCATGGTTTGTTGTTGCTGACCTTGCTTGCACGGTGCGCCTTGGTAGATCAGCTGACCTTGCGCGGTGCGGCACTTGTAAACGGTGAGCGTTTGGGCGTGCGCGCGCGAAGGCGCGCAAAGCGCTGCCACGAGAAGCAGCGCGAGTATCAGCACCGCGCAGATGGCCAGGCGAATCATGCTGCAATGCTCTCGTGCTTTTCGCTTATCGAATGGGCGACAGGCTCAGAACTCGACGTCGTGTTCTTCTGCCGCAAAACCGATCGTGACCGCGCCTTCGCCGACATTGACCATGCCGGTAATGCTCATCGGCGCCTGCATCAAGGTGACGCCGCATTCCTCGCAGGCAGCGGCGAGTTTGTCGAAGCCGGGCAGTTTCGGGAGTTCCGCGAGATCGCCGCCATAAGCCGTGCACATCACCGGAACCAGCAATCCGGCGCGCACGCGGTCGGCGGCATAGCCGAACAGGGTTTCGCATCCCGTTTCCCAGCCGCGCACCTTGCCGACCGGCATGGTGTCGCCGCGATAACCGCGAATCAGCGGTTTGATATCCAGCGTGGAGCCGAGCACCGCGCTAAACAAACCAACACTACGATCGCCTTTTTTCTTGGCGCGTGCGCGCAAGTAATAGAGGTCGCGCGGAAGCATGTAGCCGTAGGAGTTTTCGGCGATATACGCCACGCGTTCGCGTATCGCCGCAGGCGTTTCGTTCGCCTGCATTAGGCGCGCGGCCTCGACCACGCACGGCGCGGATCCGGCGAACAGACTGCGTGTATCCAACACACGCATCAAGAACGGACCGGTAATTCCGGCGGGTTCGCGCACGCTGCGATAGTTTTTCAATACCGCAAAGCTCGCCTTGACGACATTGTCGTAGATGGGGCTGCGCGCTGCGGTGATGGTGAGGCAGAACACGCAGTCCCGCTCCAGCACGAGCTTTTCCAGAAACAGTTTCTGTACGTCTTCGACCGAGCACGGCTCGGTTTCCGCCGAATGACTGCGACTACTTAGCTTGAGATTGAGGAAGCGCTCGATTTCGGCCGGATCGCGATTGTCCTTGAACACGGCCTTGTCGATCTGCACCGCGATGGGCATGACGGCGATGTCGTGTTGTTGCAAAAAGTCCTGCGGCAAATCGCAAGACGCATCGATGGCCAAGCCCATTCGCATGTCGCCAACTCCCCTCACTGTTTGGCGTGCTCACCATAGCACGCACCTATCCTAAGTGATTGTCGCAGCGCATAAAGGTTCCGGGCGGCTTCCCGCGCAGTTGTCAGCGGGTTCACGGAGCCGCAGCAACCTGCCGACCGCTGGTTCTAAGATGGCCGCACTTGAAATTTGGCATGCCGCCGATAACGCGCAGCGATGACTCGCCGCGCTCGAAAAAGAGCTCTGAATGAAGACTAAGCACGAGATCGTCACCAACTGGTTGCCCCGCTATACAGGCGTGCCGCTTGAGCAGTTCGGCCGCCACATTTTGCTTACCAACTTCGCCCATTACGTCGACCTCTTCGCGCAATGGCATGGCGTCGACGTGCAGGGGCGCGATCGCCCGATGCCTAGTGCGACGGCGGACGGCATCACGCTCATCAACTTCGGAATGGGTAGTCCCAATGCCGCGACGGTGATGGATTTGCTCGGCGCGATTCAGCCCAGCGCTGCATTATTTCTGGGGAAATGCGGCGGTTTGAAAAAGAAGAATCAAATCGGCGATTTGGTGTTGCCGATTGCCGCCATTCGCG is a genomic window containing:
- the sppA gene encoding signal peptide peptidase SppA: MTTPPPLRQPNGFWAFLRVFGRGLNIVRLIILNLVFFLFLWVVGLFILALGASKHLNDIQDNSVLVLRPEGRLVEQYSINPMQRALSKLSGNEPKEVQLRDIVGAIDAASKDSHITRIVLDPSHLQASGFAALTEVGAALDRFRASGKPVIAWASYLDQYQYDLAAHADRILLDPQGGLLITGLANYRLFYKDLLDKLGVNVYLFRVGQFKSAAEPYILDHASPESKEADSYWMGGLWDDYIARIAKQRKLDPAVVRADIDGLPDRIASAQGDLAKLALDEHLVDGLATRDELIDTLRSQGVPAGKDGHGFRGVPLDRYADQMPSQDNLSRTAVTVVVAEGEIASGQQPPGSIGGESTAALIRSARENKRTKALVLRVNSPGGEVYAAEEIRREVALTRKAGIPVVVSMGDVAASGGYWISMNADQIYAEPNTITGSIGIFGMFFTVPGALGKLGVNADGVSTSPLAGAFNISRPLDPKVGTVIQSIINKGYHDFVGGVAQARGKDYAAIDTIAQGRVWTGSQAQQRGLIDQLGGLDAAIQKAADLAKLEKGYSVRYQEQPMGTFERFVVSLNQSAMVAGLQSYGVKLPNWFAQLPAFAPELNMLSTAQAGQPNVYSYCFCTPH
- a CDS encoding ATP-binding cassette domain-containing protein, which produces MSPDTTHHAATPLLEIHEASVLRGERLILDRLSLRLAAGQHTAILGANGSGKSTLIRLIARQLYPLARQDGTPVVKIFGSERWNVTELRSLIGIVSPAVQRDYTSDSPLEVFDAVVSGFFAARGLGLDHHVTDVMRQRAYEALEQMEATSLIGREMASLSTGEARRVLIARALVHRPRALLLDEPCAGLDPVSRRRFLESLRHLAQRGVTLLLVTHHVEEILPEIDHVVLLRDGRMLRQGSKAEVLTNDALTTAFGMPMRIARQGAYYHASVD
- a CDS encoding SDR family oxidoreductase → MNSRIDAWQLQDHTALITGASKGIGYAAARELAGLGANLLLVARDSDYLEQVSVELTDDFSGVEVMTFAADVSEAEDRLAIFDWVADLDMPLSLLVNNAGGNSPKATVDYEEAEYRAIFEQNLFSAYEMCRLAHPHLAQHASAAIVNVGSVSGMTHVRTGSPYGMTKAALHQLTRNLAAEWAIDGIRVNAVAPWYIRTQRSEPALADSDYLDEVLDRTPLRRIGEPEEVAAAIAFLCLPAASYITGQVLAVDGGFLNFGF
- a CDS encoding DUF4124 domain-containing protein, with translation MIRLAICAVLILALLLVAALCAPSRAHAQTLTVYKCRTAQGQLIYQGAPCKQGQQQQTMQLDDSGPAASPLPESPNAPPAAAVAPPAPPSAPPTPPSTMYRCTRATDQTTYLSANGDPPPYYAPLAMTGIVPTPLGHITPGVKANAAMVASHYIQVQDQCVPMTLQDTCSTLRDQFDDNERKLSRAFKSDQPPLLQREKELLDQLKHC
- a CDS encoding DegV family protein codes for the protein MRMGLAIDASCDLPQDFLQQHDIAVMPIAVQIDKAVFKDNRDPAEIERFLNLKLSSRSHSAETEPCSVEDVQKLFLEKLVLERDCVFCLTITAARSPIYDNVVKASFAVLKNYRSVREPAGITGPFLMRVLDTRSLFAGSAPCVVEAARLMQANETPAAIRERVAYIAENSYGYMLPRDLYYLRARAKKKGDRSVGLFSAVLGSTLDIKPLIRGYRGDTMPVGKVRGWETGCETLFGYAADRVRAGLLVPVMCTAYGGDLAELPKLPGFDKLAAACEECGVTLMQAPMSITGMVNVGEGAVTIGFAAEEHDVEF